The following coding sequences are from one Anabas testudineus chromosome 16, fAnaTes1.2, whole genome shotgun sequence window:
- the tuft1a gene encoding tuftelin 1a yields MNGMTRSLCTVKDIRNQEYGERCRRLRLTLHDQNQASQSTEQHRDKPIGRAFALVQPPSDKTVLTPEPIKSTEEQVEVIKVYLEARRQEQQKHQESLKMLSDEVSQIQEVRYCLKTLREQMAAKNKPHTNGWKIGLPLRRNTSPAPKGETKTDGQEADDEAERTRLREVSKRLYAQLQEAEKKHQEEKERLQSESSRLRERLGDEVEKLRSTEEASERKDQRIEELQRLLGGMEKESATLREAILNREEELRELRKLREEGQKGDQRAEQLEKEVAILKEKIHHLDDMLKSQQRKVRHMIEQLQTSRMVIQERDRVIKELEEKVAFLEAENREMHDQMDYFLGGQRSNSYLSSERNPQIVYSKPLKPSTSSNKPLPFIKVIEIKS; encoded by the exons ATGAACGGAATGACGAGAAGTCTGTGCACAGTTAAGGACATCAGAAATCAAGAATATGGG GAGAGGTGCAGGCGACTTCGACTCACACTGCACGACCAGAACCAGGCATCTCAGAGcactgagcagcacagagacaag CCAATCGGACGGGCGTTTGCACTGGTGCAGCCACCCAGCGATAAAACCGTTTTAACCCCTGAACCGATCAAATCCACAGAGGAACAGGTGGAGGTTATCAAG GTGTACCTAGAGGCCCGCAGAcaagagcagcagaaacaccagGAGAGCCTGAAGATGCTATCTGATGAAGTTTCACAGATTCAAGAG GTGAGGTATTGCCTGAAGACACTGAGGGAGCAGATGGCTGCCAAAAACAAG ccaCACACAAATGGGTGGAAGATTGGTCTTCCCCTCAGAAGGAACACCTCACCTGCTCCCAAGGGAGAAACTAAAACAGATGGACAG GAAGCAGATGATGAAGCAGAGAGAACCCGGCTGAGGGAAGTCAGTAAGCGCTTGTATGCACAGCTGCAAGAAGCTGAGAAGAAACAccaagaggagaaagagagattgcAG TCTGAAAGCAGCAGGCTGAGGGAGCGTCTGGGTGATGAGGTGGAGAAGTTGAGGAGCACAGAAGAAGCAAGCGAGAGGAAAGACCAACGCATCGAAGAACTCCAGAGGTTACTGGGCGGGATGGAGAAGGAGAGCGCCACCCTGCGGGAAGCAATTCTCAACCGTGAGGAGGAACTCCGCGAACTGCGCAAGCTCAGAGAGGAGGGCCAGAAAGGGGACCAGAG ggctGAGCAGTTGGAGAAGGAGGTGGCTATTCTCAAAGAAAAGATCCACCATCTGGATGACATGCTGAAAAGCCAACAGAGGAAAGTCAGACACATGATTGAACAG CTCCAGACCTCACGCATGGTGATTCAGGAGAGAGATCGTGTGAtcaaagagctggaggagaaagtGGCATTTTTGGAGGCTGAG AACCGAGAGATGCATGACCAAATGGACTACTTCCTGGGAGGACAAAGGTCAAATTCCTACCTTTCATCAGAGCGTAACCCCCAGATTGTCTATAG TAAACCTCTGAAGCCATCGACCTCATCAAACAAACCACTACCTTTCATTAAAGTCATCGAAATCAAGTCGTGA